A window of Apium graveolens cultivar Ventura chromosome 8, ASM990537v1, whole genome shotgun sequence contains these coding sequences:
- the LOC141678435 gene encoding WAT1-related protein At2g39510-like, with amino-acid sequence MVMLQERLQRAKAYLGVIMIQFGFAGQGILAKTALNQGMNHFTFSVFRNGIAAIVFAPFAIFHERKVRPSMTISIFFKIFMMGLLEPVIDQNLYYAGMQYTTATFAIALSNIVPALIFIMAWISGLEKVKLKSRHSQGKIVGTIVTVGGAMVMTLFKGPPIGLPWTKQPSFHHSSSAITSPYPHDSVKGALMISAGCICWASFTILQAITLKEYPAELSLTALICGMGSLQGAILTLVVERGNFAIWSVHWDMKFITALYSGVICSGVAYYVSGVIMQERGPVFVTAFNPLGMVLVAILSSFILSEQLDLGSVVGAIVIVTGLYLVIWGKSKDETSCKIIDKDEEAAATNDLEMTTKDDGISTVPGGKLPSNDSTV; translated from the exons ATGGTGATGTTACAGGAACGGTTGCAGCGAGCAAAGGCATATTTGGGAGTGATAATGATACAGTTTGGTTTTGCAGGTCAAGGTATACTAGCAAAGACTGCTCTCAACCAAGGGATGAACCACTTCACTTTCTCTGTTTTCCGAAATGGCATTGCTGCTATTGTTTTTGCTCCTTTCGCTATCTTTCACGAAAG AAAAGTTAGGCCAAGCATGACCATCTCTATCTTCTTCAAGATTTTCATGATGGGCTTGTTGGA ACCTGTTATTGACCAGAACTTGTACTATGCGGGGATGCAGTACACAACAGCAACTTTTGCTATAGCACTCAGCAACATTGTTCCTGCTCTCATCTTTATCATGGCTTGGATCTCTGG GCTtgaaaaagtgaagttgaagaGCAGACATAGCCAGGGGAAGATTGTAGGGACAATAGTTACAGTTGGCGGAGCGATGGTAATGACACTATTTAAAGGACCTCCGATTGGATTGCCCTGGACCAAGCAACCAAGCTTTCATCATTCTTCTTCAGCTATTACTTCTCCATATCCACATGATTCTGTAAAGGGCGCTCTGATGATATCAGCCGGTTGTATATGCTGGGCCAGTTTTACCATTTTACAA GCAATCACACTAAAAGAATATCCTGCTGAGCTCTCGTTGACGGCTTTGATTTGTGGCATGGGTTCCTTGCAAGGCGCAATTTTAACACTTGTTGTTGAAAGGGGAAATTTTGCAATTTGGTCCGTACACTGGGACATGAAATTCATTACCGCCCTTTATAGT GGAGTAATATGTTCTGGAGTAGCTTATTATGTATCAGGAGTAATAATGCAGGAGAGAGGTCCTGTTTTTGTGACTGCCTTTAATCCCCTGGGCATGGTTCTTGTTGCGATTCTCAGTTCTTTCATTTTATCGGAGCAACTGGATTTAGGAAG CGTCGTAGGAGCTATAGTCATTGTTACGGGATTGTATCTAGTGATATGGGGTAAGAGCAAGGATGAAACTTCATGTAAGATTATCGACAAAGATGAAGAGGCTGCTGCCACCAATGATTTGGAAATGACAACCAAGGATGATGGCATCAGTACTGTCCCAGGAGGAAAGTTACCTAGTAATGACAGCACTGTTTAA
- the LOC141678115 gene encoding WAT1-related protein At2g39510-like has translation MSKIPTKASCLEMYNTAKPYLGVILLQFGYAGMPIIAKSAINQGMNIYTYTVYRNAIAALIFAPFAVFLERKVRPGMTASIFWKILLMGLLEPVLDQNLYYTGMKYTSATFTSAMCNILPAITFVMAWILRLEKVNIKRLHSQAKVLGTLVTVGGAMIMTVVSGPAIGLPWSKHDQSTTEADATDPQQDSIKGALMITAGCLCWACFIILQAITLKSYPAELSLTALLCMMGTIQGIILTIVVEKDNMAIWAIHWDTKFQAALYGGIVCAGAGYYISGVIMRQRGPVFVTSFGPLSMVIVAILGPFMLSEQLVLGRAIGAIVIVIGLYLVLWGKSKDQCSLESDSELLPVDQVKANANIDAKIPVHDHVSSKVAASCEAV, from the exons ATGAGTAAAATTCCAACGAAAGCGTCGTGTTTGGAGATGTACAACACAGCGAAGCCATATCTGGGTGTAATATTGTTGCAATTTGGGTATGCTGGGATGCCTATCATCGCAAAGTCTGCTATAAACCAAGGAATGAACATTTACACTTACACTGTTTATCGCAATGCTATTGCTGCTCTCATTTTCGCTCCTTTTGCTGTCTTCTTAGAAAG AAAAGTAAGGCCAGGAATGACAGCCTCTATATTCTGGAAGATACTGCTGATGGGACTATTGGA GCCTGTACTGGACCAGAACTTATATTATACAGGGATGAAGTATACGAGTGCAACTTTTACATCAGCTATGTGCAATATTCTTCCTGCAATAACCTTTGTTATGGCTTGGATACTTAG GCTTGAGAAAGTGAATATTAAGAGACTTCACAGCCAAGCGAAGGTACTAGGCACACTAGTGACAGTAGGGGGAGCTATGATAATGACAGTGGTCAGTGGACCTGCCATTGGATTGCCGTGGAGTAAGCATGATCAATCTACAACAGAAGCTGATGCCACAGATCCACAACAAGACTCAATAAAGGGCGCCCTAATGATCACAGCAGGTTGCCTTTGCTGGGCTTGTTTTATCATCCTCCAA GCAATAACTTTGAAATCCTACCCTGCTGAACTTTCCTTAACAGCCTTATTATGTATGATGGGTACGATACAAGGGATCATATTGACCATTGTTGTTGAAAAGGACAATATGGCAATCTGGGCCATACACTGGGATACCAAATTTCAAGCTGCACTCTATGGT GGTATAGTCTGTGCAGGAGCTGGTTACTATATCTCTGGAGTGATAATGAGACAGAGAGGACCTGTTTTTGTCACATCTTTCGGCCCATTAAGCATGGTTATTGTTGCAATTCTGGGACCTTTTATGCTATCGGAACAATTGGTCCTAGGAAG AGCTATTGGAGCGATTGTCATAGTCATTGGCCTATACTTGGTTCTATGGGGTAAGAGCAAGGATCAGTGTTCATTGGAGTCTGACAGCGAATTGCTGCCTGTCGATCAAGTAAAGGCTAACGCAAATATTGATGCAAAAATTCCTGTTCATGATCATGTTTCGTCAAAAGTAGCTGCTTCCTGTGAAGCAGTATAA